In one window of Procambarus clarkii isolate CNS0578487 chromosome 63, FALCON_Pclarkii_2.0, whole genome shotgun sequence DNA:
- the LOC138354589 gene encoding MAGE-like protein 2 — MVPQRVLVPQRVIVPQQGLVAQRMLVPQQVLVPQRVLVLQRVLVPQQVLVPQRVLVPQRVLVPQRVIVPQQGLVAQRMLVPQRVLVPQRVLVPQRVLVPQRVLVSLQVLVLQRVLVPQQGLVPQRVLVPQRVLRVLVPQPVLVPQPVLVPQLVLVPQPVLGPQQVLVPQPVLGPQAVLVPQRVLVPQRVIVPQQELVPQRVLVPQRVLVPQRVLVPKRVLVPQRVLVPQRVLVTMQVLVPQRVLVPQRGLVPQRVLVPQRVLRVLVPQRVLVPQPVLGPQPVLVPQPVLVPQLVLVPQPVLGP; from the exons atggtgccccagcgggtgttagtgccccagcgggtgaTAGTGCCCCAGCAGGGGTTGGTGGCCCAGCGGATGTTGGTGCCCCAGcaggtgttagtgccccagcgggtgttagtgctccagcgggtgttagtgccccagcaggtgttagtgccccagcgggtgttggtgccccagcgggtgttggtgccccagcgggtgatAGTGCCCCAGCAGGGGTTGGTGGCCCAGCGgatgttggtgccccagcgggtgttggtgccccagcgggtgttggtgccccagcgggtgttagtgccccagcgggtgttggtgtCCCTGCAGGTGTTAGTGctccagcgggtgttagtgccccagcaggggttggtgccccagcgggtgttggtgccccagcgggtgttg cgggtgttggtgccccagccggtgttggtgccccagccggtgttggtgccccagctggtgttggtgccccagccggtgttggggccccagcaggtgttggtgccccagccggTGTTGGGGCCCCAGgcggtgttggtgccccagcgggtgttagtgccccagcgggtgaTAGTGCCCCAGCAggagttggtgccccagcgggtgttggtgccccagcgggtgttggtgccccagcgggtctTAGTGCCCAagcgggtgttggtgccccagcgggtgttagttCCCCAGCGGGTGTTGGTGACCATGCAGGTGTTAGTTCCCCAGCGagtgttagtgccccagcgagggttggtgccccagcgggtgttggtgccccagcgggtgttg cgggtgttagtgccccagcgggtgttggtgccccagccggtgttgggaccccagccggtgttggtgccccagccggtgttggtgccccagctggtgttggtgccccagccggTGTTGGGGCCCTAG
- the LOC138354590 gene encoding soluble scavenger receptor cysteine-rich domain-containing protein SSC5D-like — MVPQRVLVPQRVIVPQQGLVAQRMLVPQQVLVPQRVLVLQRVLVPQQVLVPQRVLVPQRVLVPQRVIVPQQGLVAQRMLVPQRVLVPQRVLVPQRVLVPQRVLVSLQVLVLQRVLVPQQGLVPQRVLVPQRVLPVLVPQPVLEPQPVLVPQPVLVPQPVLVPQPVLVPQPVLVPQPGLVPHPVLVPQPVLVPQPVLVPQPVLVPQRVLVPQPVLVPHPGLVPHPVLVPQPVLMPQPVLVPEPVLVPQPVLVPQQVLRVLVSQRVLVPQRVLVPQRVLVPQPVLGPQPVLGPKPVLVPQRVLMPQRGLVPLSGC, encoded by the exons atggtgccccagcgggtgttagtgccccagcgggtgaTAGTGCCCCAGCAGGGGTTGGTGGCCCAGCGGATGTTGGTGCCCCAGcaggtgttagtgccccagcgggtgttagtgctccagcgggtgttagtgccccagcaggtgttagtgccccagcgggtgttggtgccccagcgggtgttggtgccccagcgggtgatAGTGCCCCAGCAGGGGTTGGTGGCCCAGCGgatgttggtgccccagcgggtgttggtgccccagcgggtgttggtgccccagcgggtgttagtgccccagcgggtgttggtgtCCCTGCAGGTGTTAGTGctccagcgggtgttagtgccccagcaggggttggtgccccagcgggtgttggtgccccagcgggtgttg ccggtgttagtgccccagccgGTGTTGGAGCCCCAGccggtgttagtgccccagccggtgttggtgccccagccggtgttagtgccccagccggtgttagtgccccagccggtgttggtgccccagccggGGCTGGTGCCCCAtccggtgttggtgccccagccggtgttagtgccccagccggtgttggtgccccagccggtgttagtgccccagcgggtgttggtgccccagccggtgttggtgccccaTCCGGGGCTGGTGCCCCAtccggtgttggtgccccagccggTTTTGATGCCCCAGCCGGTGTTAGTGCCCGagccggtgttggtgccccagccggtgttagtgccccagcaggtgttg cgggtgttagtatcccagcgggtgttggtgccccagcgggtgttagtaccccagcgggtgttagtgccccagccgGTGTTGGGGCCCCAGCCGGTGTTGGGGCCCAagccggtgttggtgccccagcgggtgttaatGCCCCAGCGAGGATTGGTTCCCCttagcgggtgttag